TCAGTCCGCGAATAATCATTTTCGCGTTTCGTTTTAAACAATATTCAACTAATAAACCATCAAAATCTTCGACCATAACCCCAGGAAGATGTTTCAATGCATCTTTCGCCATTTTCACTCGCTCTTGCACAGTGAACAGCGGCGATTTCTCCGGATTATGCGCTACTGCAAGTATGATTTTATCGTAAAACCGTAGTCCGCGTTGGACTAAATCGATATGCGCATTGGTTATCGGGTCAAAGGTTCCTGGATAAACAGCTATCTGTTTCATACATTTTAATAAGGAACTGAAGAACGAAAGTACCTAAACCTAATCGAAACTATCTATTGAATAGCCTTAAGTTCCTGCGTTCTTTTATTCCTTAGGTATAATTTTGATAAAAGGTAATGATAGTATCTCCGTATTTCTCCTGCCGAATCCGTCGAATATGTCGGATTGTAACCGGCATATCGGTTTTTTTATGATGTTCAACTACGACGAGCGCATTTGAGTTTAATAGACGATGAACAATCAATGCTTCTATCGTTGGAAGTTCCAAATCGTCCAAATACGGCGGGTCGAGAAATACCACATCAAATTCAATTTGCGAATCACAGGATTCAGATGCCAAATTTCGGAACGCTAACTTCTGACTTCTGAATTCTAACTTCTTCTTTATGTATTTTAGTATTGCGGGTAATTCCCCATGGACAACAAACGTTGATTTCGTAAATCCTAAATTAGCGATATTCTGTTTGATAACATTGATACTTTGAATATCATTATCAACAAAAACAGCAAAGGCTGCTCCGCGACTTAACGATTCTAACCCTAAATTCCCTGTTCCAGCAAATAGATCTAAAACCCGCGCATTAACTATTTTACTTCCTAGAATAGAGAATAACGATTCTTTGACTCGGTCAGAGGTCGGACGAACCCGTAGCCCACGAATAGATTTCAATTTTTGACTTTTAGCTATTCCAGCGATTATACGCACAAATTTTCTTCTACGGGACTTCAGCTCACGGTTTATGAGTGTAGAAACTTTTTCAAAAAAACCAAATTATTTTACTCAAAATCCTCA
This genomic stretch from bacterium harbors:
- the coaD gene encoding pantetheine-phosphate adenylyltransferase, which gives rise to MKQIAVYPGTFDPITNAHIDLVQRGLRFYDKIILAVAHNPEKSPLFTVQERVKMAKDALKHLPGVMVEDFDGLLVEYCLKRNAKMIIRGLRAVSDFEYEFQMALMNRRLAPEVETIFMMPNEIYSYLSSRLVKEIARLGGSVKGLVPPQIELELHKKFRKEKK
- the rsmD gene encoding 16S rRNA (guanine(966)-N(2))-methyltransferase RsmD, yielding MRIIAGIAKSQKLKSIRGLRVRPTSDRVKESLFSILGSKIVNARVLDLFAGTGNLGLESLSRGAAFAVFVDNDIQSINVIKQNIANLGFTKSTFVVHGELPAILKYIKKKLEFRSQKLAFRNLASESCDSQIEFDVVFLDPPYLDDLELPTIEALIVHRLLNSNALVVVEHHKKTDMPVTIRHIRRIRQEKYGDTIITFYQNYT